In the Malus domestica chromosome 16, GDT2T_hap1 genome, one interval contains:
- the LOC114822193 gene encoding putative pectinesterase/pectinesterase inhibitor 28 has translation MGGADGSNKKKVAIIGASALILVAMVVAVTVGVTVSRRDRGSSDGHTSTSTKAVQAICQPTDYKKTCEESLAGAAGNVTDPKELIKVGFQVAMDKLRGVIEKSVTLKELAKDPSTGDALQNCKELLEYAIDDLSDSSERLGAFDMSKLDLYVEDLKVWLSAAMTYEQTCLDGFENTTGDAGEKMRQFLKTSQELTNNALAMADGVSTMFGALNVKSGRRLLEAAAGTAVKKFQKAKVIPAWIDSRRLELATATPQTLKPDVVVAKNGGGKYKTVNEALKDIPKNNAVKVFVIYVKEGVYEEQVIFDKHMTNVMLIGDGPTKTVITGRKNFAEGTMTMQTATVGVVGDYFIAKDIGFENTAGAIGHQAVALRVQSDLSIFYNCKMDGYQDTLYTQTYRQFYRDCTISGTIDFIFGDAAAVFQNCKMIVRKPLENQACMVTAHGRLDRRSPSGITIQNCTISGELGYEKDLNKAYLGRPWKKYARTIVIQSQIDDVIAPEGWMDWIGSNNHQSCWFGEFGNRGLGADQTRRATWRGIKKLTAQHAADFTAGRFVFGDRWIQPSGVPYVAGMMPGV, from the exons ATGGGCGGAGCAGACGgatctaacaaaaaaaaagtcgCCATCATTGGCGCCTCCGCACTGATTCTGGTGGCAATGGTAGTTGCTGTAACTGTTGGGGTCACAGTGTCACGCCGCGACAGAGGGTCGTCTGACGGCCACACCTCCACGTCCACAAAGGCGGTCCAGGCCATTTGCCAGCCCACAGACTACAAAAAGACCTGCGAGGAAAGCCTTGCAGGCGCGGCCGGCAACGTCACCGATCCCAAAGAGCTTATCAAAGTAGGGTTCCAAGTCGCCATGGACAAGCTCCGCGGTGTCATCGAGAAGTCCGTCACGTTGAAGGAGCTGGCCAAGGACCCGAGCACAGGCGACGCACTCCAGAACTGCAAGGAGCTCCTGGAGTACGCCATCGATGATTTGAGTGACTCGTCCGAAAGACTCGGGGCCTTTGACATGAGCAAGCTCGATCTTTACGTGGAGGATCTCAAGGTGTGGCTCAGCGCCGCCATGACATACGAGCAGACTTGCTTAGATGGGTTTGAGAACACCACCGGTGACGCCGGTGAGAAGATGAGGCAGTTCTTGAAGACATCGCAAGAGCTCACCAATAACGCCCTTGCCATGGCCGATGGAGTTTCCACGATGTTCGGGGCTCTTAATGTTAAATCCGGCCGCAGACTTCTTGAGGCTGCAGCTGGAACTGCTGTGAAGAAGTTCCAAAAGGCTAAGGTCATTCCCGCTTGGATTGATAGCCGAAGGCTTGAATTGGCTACCGCCACTCCTCAGACGCTGAAACCCGAtgtggtggtggccaagaacggGGGTGGTAAGTACAAAACTGTCAACGAAGCCTTGAAGGATATCCCAAAGAACAACGCAGTGAAGGTCTTTGTGATTTATGTCAAGGAGGGAGTGTATGAGGAGCAGGTCATTTTTGATAAGCACATGACCAATGTCATGCTTATCGGAGATGGCCCCACTAAGACCGTGATCACCGGTAGAAAGAACTTTGCAGAGGGTACCATGACCATGCAGACTGCCACAGTTG GTGTTGTGGGAGACTACTTCATTGCCAAGGACATTGGATTTGAGAACACAGCCGGAGCCATTGGACACCAAGCCGTGGCTCTACGTGTCCAGTCAGACTTGTCCATCTTCTACAACTGCAAGATGGACGGGTACCAAGACACCCTGTACACCCAAACCTACAGGCAATTCTACCGCGACTGCACCATTAGTGGAACCATCGACTTCATCTTTGGTGATGCTGCCGCCGTGTTCCAAAACTGCAAGATGATCGTCAGGAAGCCACTCGAGAACCAGGCCTGCATGGTGACTGCCCACGGGAGACTCGACAGGCGTTCTCCCTCGGGTATCACCATCCAAAACTGCACCATCTCTGGTGAACTAGGCTACGAGAAGGACCTCAATAAGGCATACTTGGGCAGACCATGGAAAAAGTACGCAAGGACCATCGTCATACAGTCCCAGATCGATGACGTGATTGCTCCAGAAGGGTGgatggattggattggatcaaACAATCACCAATCTTGCTGGTTCGGTGAGTTTGGCAATAGAGGACTCGGTGCCGACCAGACTAGAAGGGCGACATGGCGTGGAATCAAGAAGCTTACCGCTCAGCACGCCGCGGACTTCACCGCAGGGAGGTTCGTGTTCGGTGATAGATGGATTCAGCCTAGCGGTGTGCCCTACGTCGCTGGCATGATGCCCGGAGTGTAG